Genomic DNA from Peribacillus simplex:
TTGTATGCATGCGGATCGATCGTCACGATTTTCTTAATTTCATTCTTCTGGAACTCTTCTATATTTTTCATTGCAAGCTCCTGAAAGACAAACTCATTACCCAATCGGCGGGGAGTATCCCCTGAGTTCTTCTCCTTATTTCCGAGAATTGCAAATTTGACGCCAGCTTCATTCAATAATTTGGCAAAGGAAAGGGCAATCTTCTGGCTACGGTTATCGTACGATCCCATTGAACCTACCCAGAATAAATACTCGAATTCTTCGTCTGCCTTTTTTAATTCCTTCACGGTAGGGACGCTGACATCTTCCCGAAGGCTTCGCCAATCTTCCCTCTCTTTACGGTTCAGTCCCCAAGGGTTTCCTTGACGCTCAATATTCGTCATGGCACGTTGCGCATCAGGATCAAGTCTGCCCTCGGTCAACACTAGATAACGGCGCATATCGATGATTTTGTCGACATGTTCATTCATTACCGGGCATTGATCTTCACAATTCCGGCATGTGGTACAAGCCCAAAGTTCTTCTTCCGTAATGACTTCACCAATCAGGCTCGGACTGTATGCCTCGGTTGCTGCAGCAGATTCCTGCGCCCCCTGTGCGGCTCCAGCCAAAGCTATCTTATTTCCCTTCGTATTCCCAAAAACAAAAGATGGCACCCATGGCTGCTTCGTTGTAACGGCAGCGCCTGTATTTGTTAAATGGTCACGCATCTTGATTATGATATCCATCGGTGACAGCATTTTACCGGTACCTGTAGCCGGGCACATATTCGTACAGCGCCCGCACTCCACACAGGCATAGAGGTCCACCATTTGGTACTGCGTCAAATCTTCGATATATTTGGCACCGTAATATTGATTGCCTTCTTTGTCGAAAACCTCTTCTTCCAAATCAACCGGTTTCAATTTCCCCGGATTGTCCAATCGATTCAGGAATACATTTACCGGACCGGCAATCAAGTGGGCATGCTTAGATTGCGGGATGTAAACAAGGAAAGATAATATGATCAGTAAATGCAGCCACCAAGCTACATAAAAAACGACTGTTGCCGCTGTTGTCCCCATCCAGCCGAATAGGAAAGCGATGCTTGATGCGACTGGCTCTGACCAAGTTGCATCGTGTCCATGCCAGATCATTCCCATTCCATTCCCCAGTAATACGGTGATCATGATACCGGTGATGAAGATGACAACCAAACCTGCTTTGAAATCCCTTTTCAAGCGAACGAGCTTTTCGACATAACGGCGGTATGCCGCCCATAGGATTGCAACAAGAACAGTGAGCGTCACAATTTCCTGGAAGAAAGTAAAGGCCGGATAAACAGGGCCAAACGGTAAATGCCACCCCGGTCTTAAGCCTTTAACGAAAAAGTCAAGTGCGCCAAATTGCACTAAGATGAAACCATAAAATAACATGGCATGAATGATCCCGCTCTTTTTATCTTTAAAGAGCTTCTTCTGTCCAAATACATAAACCCCTATTTTAACAAGACGATCTTTCACACGGTTATCGAATTCCACTTTTTTGCCAAGTTTTATATAAGCTATACGGGTCTTTATCAAGTAGACAAACAAACCGGCGGCGTAAGCGGTTACAAGCAGGAATGCAACTAAGTTGATCCACAGTAAGCCATTCATTTCCATGCAGACTTTCCCCCTCTTTAGTAAATTGCAAAATGCCAGGCACCATTTTGGGAAATTTGGCATTTTTCTGAAATTTGATTAATTCCATTATATAATGAATGAGCATTCAGTCAACTTTTTTCTTTCTAAAACTATTTAATTTTTCTGGACCTTAATTATATAATTCGACAATTACGCGTATTACCCTTCTGCATTCTAAAAAAATGAGGACCCTCTCCCCGCTTTTTAATGATTACTAACAGGGAATTGGAGCCAAACTAAATATAATCATTTAGGGGGGGTTTTTTTGAAGATAATCACTACGATTGCCTCAATATTTTTATTGATCTTCTCTTGGTGCTGGGTTGATCTTAAGGTAGGGCATAAGCGTTATTTGAAGCACGCAACCAACATAAAATATCCGCCTCGGAACAGCGATATGACTGTATTCACATCAGGGAAAATCCTGTTTGACGATTACATGAAGGAAGTAAAGCAAGCTCAGGATTCCATCCATATCCTTTTTTATATTGTAAAAAATGATAAATTCAGCAAGGATTTTTTGAAGTTACTGCAGTCAAAAGCGGAAGAGGGCGTGGAAGTGCGGCTTTTAGCCGATTGGGTGGGAAGTAAAAAGATGTCCCGACAAATCATTCAGGAGCTAACTAAAAGCGGCGTTCATTTTTCTTTCAGCTTTAAACCGAAACTCCCCTTCCTTTTCTATACAATACAAAAAAGAAATCACCGTAAGATCACGGTGATTGATGGAAAAATCGGCTACCTTGGCGGCTTTAATATCGGTAAGGAGTATATAAACCAAGGGGAGAAGCTGAACCCGTGGAGAGATTACCATTTAAAAATGACCGGGGAAGGTGTAAAGGACCTTCAGGAAGTCTTCCTCTCGGATTGGTTCCATGATACAAACGAGGATTACAGAGGAACGCCTGCCTATTTCCCGACATTGGCTCCCGGAACCCAGGCACAGCAGTTTGTCGTCACGAATGGCAGTGATCTTGAACAGTCACTTACACACTTGATTCGGCAAGCCGCTAAAAAAATCATTATCGGGACTCCATATTTCATTCCCAGTGAAACTTTATTTCAAGAATTAAGGGAAGCACTTGCACGCAATGTTTCCGTTACGATCATCGTACCTGAAATTTCAGACCATGCCCTTGTCAAGGAAGCTTCGTTTCCCTATTTCCGGGTACTGATAAAAGAAGGGGCTGAAATCATGCAATTTCAAAGGGGGTTCTACCATTCTAAAGTGATTCTGATTGATGATATAATGTGTGATATCGGTACGGCTAATTTTGATAAGCGCAGTTGTTTTTTAAATGGTGAAATCAATTGCATCGTATTTGACCGGACATTTATAGAAGATGTAGAAAAGGAGTTGGCAGTGGACCTAGCCGAATCCAAGCCGCTAAACGGGGACGCGATTTCCAACATGAATGTATTCCGTTCAGCAAAGGAATCGCTGGCTGCCATCCTTTCTCCTTTTCTTTGACATCCCGTTGCTCAAGGAGAAAAATATAATGAAAATAAGATTTGGATTCGTATCCAATGCCACCTGTTTATGGGAAGCTTCTCCGGCTAAGACACTTACTTACAAGCGATATAGCTCACTTGGCGCGGAAAAAGGAATGGAAAAACTCCTGGACGTGACAAGGCAGAATATTGAAAATACCTTAAGGGTCCTTCAATATAACACGGCACACCAAATAGAAATATACCGGATGTCCAGTTCCATCGTTCCTTTAGCCACACATCCCGAAATAGAATGGGATTTCGTTACACCTTTTAAAAGAGAGTGGAAACAGCTTGGCGATTGGGCCACTGCACACAAGATGAGGATCAGTTTTCATCCCAATCAGTTTACGCTGTTTACCAGCCCTAAACCCGCAATTACACAAAATGCCGTAAAAGATATGGAGTTCCATTATAAAATGCTTGATGCAATGGGCATTGCGGACACCTCTTTCATCAATATCCATGTCGGTGGGGCCTATGGTGATAAAGAGTCCGCCCTTGTAAGGGTTCATGACAACCTTAAATCGCTGCCTATGCACGTCAAGGAAAGAATGACTTTTGAAAATGATGATAAAACCTATACAGCATCTGAAACCCTGAGCGTATGTAGGAGGGAAGGCATCCCACTTGTATTCGATTACCACCATCATCTCGCAAATCTTTCGGATGAGCCGCTTAACGAGCTGCTCACCGAGGTATTCACCACTTGGAGGCAAGCAGGGGCGGTACCAAAGATTCATATTTCATCCCCAAAATCTGCAGGTGAATTTCGCTCGCATGCAGATTATATCGATTTGGACTTCATCATGCCCCTTTTTAAAGTGCTTAAGGATCTTGGACAGGACGTCGATTTCATGATCGAGGCCAAGATGAAGGATCGGGCAATGTTGCAGCTGATTGAAAATATAGCTAAGGTTCGTGGTGTAAAAAGGGTGAGCGGCGGTGCCGTCGAGTGCTGATTAACCTAAAAAAAAGCGGCTTGTTTCGTTAGAAACAGCCGCTTTTTCCATTACATTTTTTCCGGTGCCGAAACCCCGATTATAGCTAATGCATTCTTTAAGGTAATTTGGACGGATTTGACCAGTCCTAAACGCGCCTTACTTCTTTCCATCTCTTCAACATCCAAAACCTTATCTGCATTGTAGAAACTGTGGAATGTAGAAGCCAGGTCGAATATATAATTCGTCATGCGGTGAGGCATCCGTTTTTCGGCTGCTTCCGCAATTGCCTGCGGGAATTCTCCTAATTTCTTCAAAAGTTCCACTTCTTTTTCAGTAGCTAAGGCAGAGAAATCAGTGACTCCTTCATAGCTGATCCCTTGTTCCACACCTTGGCGTAAAATGCTGGAAATCCGGGCATGGGCATACTGTGCATAATAAACAGGGTTTTCATTGGATTGTGATACCGCAAGATCCAAATCGAAATCCATGTGAGTATCCGCACTTCTCATTGCAAAGAAATAACGGGTTGCATCGAGACCCACTTCATCAATAAGGTCACGCATCGTAACTGCTTTACCGGTACGCTTACTCATCTTCATTTTCTCGCCATCCTTGTACAGGTGAACAAGCTGGATGATTTCCACTTCAAGCTGCTCGCGTTTGTACCCCAATGCTTCGATCGCCGCTTTCATACGCGGTATATAGCCGTGGTGGTCTGCACCCCAGATATTGATCAGCGTTTCAAAGCCGCGCTCCAATTTATTACGATGATAGGCAATATCCGGTGTCAGATATGTGTAAGACCCATCCTGCTTAATAAGCACCCGGTCTTTATCATCGCCTAGTTCAGTGGAGCGGAACCATGTAGCCCCATCTTCCTCATAGACATGGCCCCTGTCCCTCAACACTTTGAGTGCCTCATCAATTTTACCGTCTTGATATAGAGATGTTTCGGAGTACCATACATCGAATCCGACACGGAAATTAGCCAAGTCCGTTTTCAGTTTTTCCATTTCATATTTCAAGCCGTACTCACGGAAAAATTCAAAACGTTCCTTTTCATCGGCATTTACATATTTATCCCCAAATTCACTGGCAAGCGTTTTACCGATGCCAATGATATCTTCGCCATGATAACCGCCCTCCGGCATATCCTTTTCGAGGCCAAGTGCCTGGAAATAGCGGGCTTCTATGGAAATGGCCAAATTATTAATTTGGTTTCCTGCGTCATTGATATAGTATTCACGTGAAACATCATAACCTGCTTTAGAGAGGATATTACATAATGTATCACCTACTGCTGCACCACGGGCATGGCCAAGGTGAAGATCACCGGTCGGGTTCGCGGAAACGAACTCCACCTGGATTTTTTCGCCTTTACCAAAGTCACTTTCCCCATATGCTTCATCCACTTTCAAAATGACAGGAACCAATTCCGTCAAATAGGAATTATTCATGTAGAAGTTGATGAAGCCAGGTCCTGCAATCTCGATTTTTTCGATGGATGCTTTTGAGTTGTCAAAGTTTTCGATGATTGCCTCTGCTATCATCTTTGGCGCTTTCTTTGCAATCTTCGTTAATTGCATGGCCATATTCGTGGAATAATCTCCGTGTGTCTTATCTCTTGGCAGTTCCAATACAACATTTGGAATCTGCTCTTCCGTTGCCAACCCAGCTTTAATGACTGCCGCTTTAATCTCTTCTTTCAGTTTTTCCTGTACCTCTTTTACTATATTCATGCGCTATGCTTCCTCCTTGTAGGAAATCGTCATCTCATATTGACCGGGCTCGCTTCCCTGCATATGTAACGTATATTTAAGGACAAGTTTCCCTTGTTTGGTCTTTTCATCCCATTGATGATGTATCTTCTTCGCGGTCGTCCGTAATCCCAACCTGCCATATAGACTTTCATAATGTCCATTTGTCGCTTCCTGCAGGCGGAAAAGCTGCCTCATTTTAATGGCGCCATTTCTAAGCAGGATCGTTTCATCCGGTTTGTGCTTGATGGTCGTTTGTGTTTGACCGGCTTCATTTTCCTCTTTATATTGCAAATATAAATCTGCACCTTTATACATTTTTGTACCAAATGTCACCAGCTCATACGTTTCCGTTTCTGGGCCGTGCATGATTTTTGTCTGTAAAGTCACTTTAATAGCATGCTTATCTATATCATGAAGAGTCAAAGCTACACTTCCTTCATCATGTCGTTCTTAACTTTATAAGTATAAATATTCTTCAAGGAAGTTTCAACTTGGAGCGGAAAATAAAGTGTAAATCCAAAAGTGTGGGGATAAACTGTCGAAATCATGTTGTTGCAATTCATTTGATTTTAACGCAATAATGACTCATTGGGGTGAAATTATTCAAAAAGGCTCCTTCAGATATTAAATCCTTTTCCTGAATGGATAAAAAAAAGACCATTCCCGCTAAAAAACGGGAACAGTCAAGTCTTCCAATCATTAACCTTTTTGTACCCAACCTAGAATCATTTCGCGAATCAGCTTGCTAGCCGTGTTCGCAGTTTGCTCGGATGGATCATAAATCGGTGCCACTTCTACTAAATCGCAGCCGACTACATTAATCTCAGACCGTGCTATCTCATGAATCGAAGCTAAAAGCTCTTTGGAAGTGATGCCTCCACAATCTACGGTGCCTGTCCCTGGCGCGTGCGCAGGATCAAGAACATCGATGTCGATGGTCACATATACAGGACGACCAGCTAACTGCGGCAGTACTTCTTTCAGAGGTTCAAGAACTTCAAATTTAGAGATGTGCATGCCATTTTCTTTTGCCCATTGGAATTCTTCCTTCAAACCGGAACGAATGCCGAAAGAGTATACATTTTTCGGGCCGATAAGTTCTGCGGATTTACGGATGATGGACGCATGGGAAAGCGGCTCTCCCTCATAATCCTCACGTAAATCTGTATGGGCATCCATATGGATGATGGCCATATCGGGATACTTTTTGAACATGGCTTTAATGACTGGCCATGTGACAAGATGTTCCCCTCCCATCCCCATTGGGAACTTACCTGCATCCAACAAGCTGTCGACAAATTTTTCAATCATATCGATACTGCGCTGCGGATTGCCGAATGGTAATGGAATATCCCCGGCATCAAAGAATTTAACTTCCTCTAATTCACGATCTAAATATGGACTGTACTCTTCCAAACCAATCGAAACTTCACGAATCCGGGTTGGGCCGAATCGAGAACCCGGACGGAAACTCACCGTCCAGTCCATCGGCATGCCGTACAGTACAGCTTCTGATTCCTCAAAAACAGGGTGGCTTTTAATGAATACATTGCCTGAATAGGCTTCATCGAATTTCATGGTCCATGCCCCCTTATTTCACTAAATCTTGAACGAATTTAGGCAGAACGAAAGCTGCTTTATGAAGTTCTTTTGTATAATATTTCGTTTCGATTTCATGGAAACGGTCTTCAGTCACTTCTAATGGATTATATTTTTTCGACCCGATCGTGAACGCCCAAAGGCCGCTTGGATACGTCGGGATATTCGCTAAATACAGGCTGGTGATCGGGAATATTTCTTTCACATCACGTTGTACATCGCGAATTAAGTCCGCTTTAAACCAAGGGTTGTCGGATTGTGCCACAAAAATCCCGTCTTCTTTCAAAGCTTTGGAAATCCCGGCATAAAAACCTTTTGTGAATAAGTTGACAGCAGGTCCGACAGGTTCAGTCGAGTCAACCATGATCACGTCATATTCATTCTCACTTTTGGCGATGTGCATGAAGCCATCCCCAACTTGTACGTCTACACGCGGATCTTCAAGCATGCCTGCAATTTCAGGCAGGAATTTCTTTGAGTATTCGATAACTTTCCCATCGATATCCACCAATGTAGCTTTTTTTACGCTTGGGTGTTTTAGGATTTCACGGATGACTCCTCCGTCCCCTCCGCCTACAACCAAAACGTTTTCTGGATTAGGATGGGTAAATAAAGGAACATGGGCTACCATTTCATGGTAAACGAATTCATCACGCTGTGAAGTCATTACCATGTCATCCAGCAATAGCATATTGCCCCACTCTTCCGTTTCAATCATATCAAGCTTTTGAAACTCAGTTTGCTCCGTATGTAAAGTACGATTCACTTTCATCGTAATACCAAAATTCTCTGTTTGTTTTTCAGTAAACCAAATGCTCATTTATTAACGCTCCTTTTCCATTTCATATTGTCAGTCACCTTATAGGTTCCCCAAAATCGGTATAGTCATTAGCTAGAAAAATTATAGACGAATCTAGCAGAATTGCAAGATAAATTTCATAAATGCAGTTCTTATGTTTAAAATTTTCTTTTTTTTCCATAATAGTAATAGATAATAGATTCTTACCTGATAAGAGAGGTGAAAGCAATGGAATTGATTCCAAGCGAACGATTTAAAAGGACAACTAAATATGTACGGGCCTTCATCATCCTTGCCACAATCGGGCTCACGATACTCTTTGTATTGCTTCTCTCTTTACTGATTTATGCAAAAATATTAGGTCCTCCCCCTTTGGTCGTGCCGCAGTCCACTCTCTATTATAGTGATGATGGAAATGTGAT
This window encodes:
- a CDS encoding heterodisulfide reductase-related iron-sulfur binding cluster, producing MNGLLWINLVAFLLVTAYAAGLFVYLIKTRIAYIKLGKKVEFDNRVKDRLVKIGVYVFGQKKLFKDKKSGIIHAMLFYGFILVQFGALDFFVKGLRPGWHLPFGPVYPAFTFFQEIVTLTVLVAILWAAYRRYVEKLVRLKRDFKAGLVVIFITGIMITVLLGNGMGMIWHGHDATWSEPVASSIAFLFGWMGTTAATVVFYVAWWLHLLIILSFLVYIPQSKHAHLIAGPVNVFLNRLDNPGKLKPVDLEEEVFDKEGNQYYGAKYIEDLTQYQMVDLYACVECGRCTNMCPATGTGKMLSPMDIIIKMRDHLTNTGAAVTTKQPWVPSFVFGNTKGNKIALAGAAQGAQESAAATEAYSPSLIGEVITEEELWACTTCRNCEDQCPVMNEHVDKIIDMRRYLVLTEGRLDPDAQRAMTNIERQGNPWGLNRKEREDWRSLREDVSVPTVKELKKADEEFEYLFWVGSMGSYDNRSQKIALSFAKLLNEAGVKFAILGNKEKNSGDTPRRLGNEFVFQELAMKNIEEFQKNEIKKIVTIDPHAYNIFKNEYPDFGLEAEVYHHTELLAKLVSEGRLVPQYPVNETITFHDSCYLGRYNEVYSPPREILQSIDGVKLIEMERNREKGMCCGAGGGLMWMEEETGNRINVARTEQALAVSPTVISSGCPYCLTMLSDGTKAKEVEENVKTYDVAELLEKAVIGENKPIAS
- the cls gene encoding cardiolipin synthase, with translation MKIITTIASIFLLIFSWCWVDLKVGHKRYLKHATNIKYPPRNSDMTVFTSGKILFDDYMKEVKQAQDSIHILFYIVKNDKFSKDFLKLLQSKAEEGVEVRLLADWVGSKKMSRQIIQELTKSGVHFSFSFKPKLPFLFYTIQKRNHRKITVIDGKIGYLGGFNIGKEYINQGEKLNPWRDYHLKMTGEGVKDLQEVFLSDWFHDTNEDYRGTPAYFPTLAPGTQAQQFVVTNGSDLEQSLTHLIRQAAKKIIIGTPYFIPSETLFQELREALARNVSVTIIVPEISDHALVKEASFPYFRVLIKEGAEIMQFQRGFYHSKVILIDDIMCDIGTANFDKRSCFLNGEINCIVFDRTFIEDVEKELAVDLAESKPLNGDAISNMNVFRSAKESLAAILSPFL
- the uvsE gene encoding UV DNA damage repair endonuclease UvsE → MKIRFGFVSNATCLWEASPAKTLTYKRYSSLGAEKGMEKLLDVTRQNIENTLRVLQYNTAHQIEIYRMSSSIVPLATHPEIEWDFVTPFKREWKQLGDWATAHKMRISFHPNQFTLFTSPKPAITQNAVKDMEFHYKMLDAMGIADTSFINIHVGGAYGDKESALVRVHDNLKSLPMHVKERMTFENDDKTYTASETLSVCRREGIPLVFDYHHHLANLSDEPLNELLTEVFTTWRQAGAVPKIHISSPKSAGEFRSHADYIDLDFIMPLFKVLKDLGQDVDFMIEAKMKDRAMLQLIENIAKVRGVKRVSGGAVEC
- the argS gene encoding arginine--tRNA ligase, whose amino-acid sequence is MNIVKEVQEKLKEEIKAAVIKAGLATEEQIPNVVLELPRDKTHGDYSTNMAMQLTKIAKKAPKMIAEAIIENFDNSKASIEKIEIAGPGFINFYMNNSYLTELVPVILKVDEAYGESDFGKGEKIQVEFVSANPTGDLHLGHARGAAVGDTLCNILSKAGYDVSREYYINDAGNQINNLAISIEARYFQALGLEKDMPEGGYHGEDIIGIGKTLASEFGDKYVNADEKERFEFFREYGLKYEMEKLKTDLANFRVGFDVWYSETSLYQDGKIDEALKVLRDRGHVYEEDGATWFRSTELGDDKDRVLIKQDGSYTYLTPDIAYHRNKLERGFETLINIWGADHHGYIPRMKAAIEALGYKREQLEVEIIQLVHLYKDGEKMKMSKRTGKAVTMRDLIDEVGLDATRYFFAMRSADTHMDFDLDLAVSQSNENPVYYAQYAHARISSILRQGVEQGISYEGVTDFSALATEKEVELLKKLGEFPQAIAEAAEKRMPHRMTNYIFDLASTFHSFYNADKVLDVEEMERSKARLGLVKSVQITLKNALAIIGVSAPEKM
- a CDS encoding DUF1934 domain-containing protein, with translation MTLHDIDKHAIKVTLQTKIMHGPETETYELVTFGTKMYKGADLYLQYKEENEAGQTQTTIKHKPDETILLRNGAIKMRQLFRLQEATNGHYESLYGRLGLRTTAKKIHHQWDEKTKQGKLVLKYTLHMQGSEPGQYEMTISYKEEA
- the speB gene encoding agmatinase; its protein translation is MKFDEAYSGNVFIKSHPVFEESEAVLYGMPMDWTVSFRPGSRFGPTRIREVSIGLEEYSPYLDRELEEVKFFDAGDIPLPFGNPQRSIDMIEKFVDSLLDAGKFPMGMGGEHLVTWPVIKAMFKKYPDMAIIHMDAHTDLREDYEGEPLSHASIIRKSAELIGPKNVYSFGIRSGLKEEFQWAKENGMHISKFEVLEPLKEVLPQLAGRPVYVTIDIDVLDPAHAPGTGTVDCGGITSKELLASIHEIARSEINVVGCDLVEVAPIYDPSEQTANTASKLIREMILGWVQKG
- the speE gene encoding spermidine synthase, with protein sequence MSIWFTEKQTENFGITMKVNRTLHTEQTEFQKLDMIETEEWGNMLLLDDMVMTSQRDEFVYHEMVAHVPLFTHPNPENVLVVGGGDGGVIREILKHPSVKKATLVDIDGKVIEYSKKFLPEIAGMLEDPRVDVQVGDGFMHIAKSENEYDVIMVDSTEPVGPAVNLFTKGFYAGISKALKEDGIFVAQSDNPWFKADLIRDVQRDVKEIFPITSLYLANIPTYPSGLWAFTIGSKKYNPLEVTEDRFHEIETKYYTKELHKAAFVLPKFVQDLVK